GACCGGGCCTGCCGGGTCCACATACAGGCATTCCCCCCCCCACAGGGTTCCGTCCCCGCCGTATCCCGTGCCGTCCAGGGCCAGCCCGATCACCGGCCCGGCCTCCGGGCCGTGGCCGCACTCGGCCAGCACGGCGTGGATGTGGGCGAAGTGGTGTTGCAGGCGGATGACCGGTAGTCCCAGTTCCTCCTCGGCCAGCCGGGTGGTCAGGTAGTCCGGGTGCAGGTCGCACACCGCCCGGGCCGGGGCCACCTGCAGGATGTCCTGGAAATGGGCCAGCATCTCCCGGTAAAAGGCCAGGGTGGAGAGGTTCTCCATGTCCCCGATGTGCTGGCTGACAAAGGCCTGGTCGGCCTTGGTCAGGCACAGGGTGCATTTGAGGTGCGGCCCGGTTCCCAGCACGCAGGGCCCGGTGACCGGCAGCCGCACGGGCGAGGGGACGTAGCCCCGGGCCCGGCGCAGGAATTGGACGCCGGGAGCGGCCTCGGCGTCCTCCCGGCGGCCCGGGGAGGCGGCAGGCGGCGGGGCATCGGGAATCGGCCGGACCACGGAATCGTCCGTGCGCACCAGGATATCCCGGTTGTGCAGCAAAAAGATGTCCGCGATTCCGGACAGCCGCCGCAGGGCCTCGCGATTGCCCAGGCAGATGGGGTCGCCCCCGGCGTTGCCCGAGGTCATGACCAGGGCCGGGAAACGCTCCGGGCCAAGTTCCCGGGAAAGATGCGAAAAAAGGACGTGGTGCAGGGGCGTATAGGGCAGCATGACCCCGGTTTCCCGGGTGTCCGGGCCGATCAGGGCGGACAGGGGGCCATCCGGGCGGGTGGCCAGGAGCACGATGGGCCGCACGCTCCCGGAGAAAAGGGCCTGGGCCTGGGCGTCCAGGGCCCCGGGCGCGGCCAGGCGCTCCACCGCAGCCATGTCCGGGACCATGACCGCAAAGGGCTTGGCGGGCCGGTTTTTGCGTTGGCGAAGTTCCGCCACGGCCGCATCGCTTCCGGCGTCGCAGGCCAGATGAAAGCCGCCCAGCCCCTTGACGGCCGCGATGCGCCCGGCGGCCAGTTCCCGGGCAAGCGCAGCCAGGGCCGGGTCGTGTTCGGCCAGGGTCGTTCCGGCGGCGTCCGTGAGCCAGACCTTGGGACCGCAGACCGGGCAGGCGTTGGGCTGGGCATGGAAGCGGCGGTCCAGGGGATCGGCGTATTCGGCCGCACAGTCCGGACACATGGGAAAGCAGGCCATGGATGTGGTGGCGCGGTCGTAGGGGATGGAGCGGGTGATGGTGTAGCGCGGGCCGCAGTCGGTGCAGTTGGTGAAGGGATAGTTGTGGCGGCGGTTGGCCGGATCGGCCATGTCCGCCAGACAGTTCGGGCAGGTGGCCACGTCGGGGCTTATGAGCACGTTGTGCCCGGCGCCGGGGGCGCTTTCGCCGATGACGAAGGCCGCATCGCCCGGAAGCGGCGGCATATCCGATGCCTCGAGCGAGAGGATGCGGGCCAGGGGGGGGAGCTTTTCGGTCAGATCCCGGGAGAAGCCCTCCACCGTAGCGTCCGTCCCCTGAATCTCGATGACCACGCCTTCCGGGGTGTTGCGCACCACGCCGCCAAGCCCCCACTCCAGGGCCAACCGGTAGACGAAGGGCCGAAAGCCTACGCCCTGGACCTGTCCGGTGACGGTGATACGACGGCGAATCCTGTGTTTCATGCGTGGGGTAAGGGTAGCGCGGATTGGAAAGATGTCAACGAAATCGAGCAAAAAGGCTTTTCACGCGTCCCGTGACGAAACGCCAGGGCCGAAAGGCCACAGGCGACAGGGCGGCGGGGGCGAGAAAGCCCGCCGCGTCGAAATCCTCCGGGGAGAGGAGGGGATAAGAGATGTCTTCCGGTCGCGATCCGGGCATGCCGCAGGCCAGGGCCTCGCGCCACAGGGGGACCAGTTCCGGGGGCATGCCCGTGAGGGTGCACAGGGCCGTATCCAGGGCCACGGCCTGGTCCGAGGCGGCCAAAAGCCCAAGCTCGAAGGGATCGCCGCCGATGGGCCCGGCCCGGTGCATGGCCGTGATGCCGTCCACGAGGTGGAAAAGCGGCGGCAGGGCGGCCATGACGTCGAGGATCAGGCGCGGAAAGCGGTTGCCGCGTTCGCCGTGGATTTGGTGGGCCAGGGCCTTGCGCGACCCGGCCACGCAGCCGAAGGTGTTTTTCACGGCGCAGGTCAGGCCCATTTGGTCGTGAACCTTCAGGCGCGGCACGCTCAGGATGCTGTCGGCCTCCAGGGCCTGGGAGGCCACGCCGATGGTCCCGCCAAAGGACAGGGGCACGGGCCGGGCCCGGGTGAAGTTCACGAGGCGCACCGGCAGGTCGGCCAGGGCCCGGGGCAGGCCGCAGATCCGGGCCACCGCCCGGGCCGTGCCGAAGGCCGGGGAGTCGCCCACGGTCACGCGCGCCCCGCAGGCCAGCAGGTAGATACAGGCCGCACGGACCACGGCCGGATGGGTGCAGGACAGATGCGTCCGCCGGGGGGCCACCAGGTTGGGCTTGACCAGGACATGGGTTCCCGGGGCCGGGCGAAATCCGGCGGCCGGGAGGAGTTCGGCCACGGTCCGTTCCAGGCGGCTTGGCTCGTAGTCCGGTCTGCGGCTGAAATAGACGGGGATGGTCATGGCGCGGGGTGGAATGCGTCGTCCGGCGCGGCAAAGTGGAAGAACCTGGATCGTCCGTGGCGGATTGACGATATCCTATTAGATGGTATATTTTGTAGGTCATGAACTGGACGGTGACCGCTGCAAAAGCGGTGCGCAAGCAGGTGGACCGGCTGCCCATGCGGGTTCGGGAGCGGCTTTTCGCCCTGCTTATGGAGATGGAGCGCGGCGGCCCCATCCGGGGAAACTGGCCCAATTACGGCAAACTCGGCCCGGGAAGGCATCATTGCCATCTCAAGAAAGGACATCCCACCTATGTGGCCGTGTGGGAAGAATCGGAAGGAGCCGTACGGCTCCTGGAGGTGACGTATGTTGGAACCCACGAAAAAGCCCCCTACTGAAGCGGTCATGGAACTGCGGTTTTCCGGGCCGGTGGGCAAGATGCGGGAGCTGGCCAGGATGGCCCGGGACATGGGGGTGACCGAGATGGGGGGGACGGTCCCCTGGCGGGAGTTTTTCCCGGAATTCCGGGGTGTGGCGGAGTGGGCCGTGGCCCTGCGTGGGGCCAGGGGCAAGGCGGGCCTGACCCAGAAAGCCCTGGCCGCCCTGGCGGGCATTCCCCAGGGGCACATCTCGGCCATGGAAAACGGCCGCATGCCTATCGGCAAGGAGCGCGCCAGGCGGCTGGCCGAGGTGCTCGACATCGACTACCGCATCCTTTTGTAGGGGAAACGGGGCCGTTTTTTTCCCCGCAGCCCGATTCTCCTCCCCGTTCTCATAAAAGCCCCTCCGGCACGGCCAACTCGCCGCTCCAGGGCGGCGGCAGCTCGAAGGACATGCCCAAAAGGGCCATGCGCCAGCAGTGCAGGCACAGCCCCGGGCCGCCATGCCCCTGGCCGGGCGGGCCATATTTGGGGTCGCCAAGGATCGGGTGGTTCCGGGAGGCCAGTTGGACCCGAAGCTGGTGGGTCTTGCCGGTCAAAAGCCGCAGCCGCACAAGCGACCGCTCCGGGGTCGCCAGGAGGGGCGTGGCCAGGGCCAGGGCCTCGCGCCCCGCCTCCTGTCCGGCATGGACCTTTTCGCGCCCGGCCGGGCCGGTCTTGGCCAGCCGGTCGCGCAGGGGAACGGTCTGCCCCACGGGGCAAAGCTCCCAGGCCCCGAGCACCCAGGCCAGATAGTCCTTGTCCACGCGGCCGTCCCGAAAGGCCTGGGCTGCTTCCCGGGCGGCGTGGTGGGTGGTGGCGACGACGAGCAGTCCGGTGGTGTCTTTGTCCAGGCGGTGGACCGGGGCAGGGACGAAGGCCGCATCCGGAAAGGCGGCGGCCAGACGGGTCTGGACGGAATCGGCGTGGCCCGTGCCGGGGTGGGCGGGCAGCCCGGCGGGTTTGGCCAGGACCATGAGGCCCTGGCCCTCAAAAACCACCGGCGGCAATGGCGGCGCGTCCAGGCCGCGGGCCATGCCGTTTTCCCCGGATCTTTCCCCTCCCGGCCGAAACGGCGGCAGGCGGACGATCTGGCCCGCCACGACCCGGTCGTAGGGACCGGCCCGGCGGCCGTCGACGCGAACCTGTCCGGTGCGGATCCAGCGCATGGCGGCGGAGGTGGGGAGGTCTTTTCCGGCCCGGCGCTTGATGAAGTCCACAAGCTTTCGGCCTGCCTCGGACTCCTCCACGCCCACCAGCGCCACCTTCTCCCCCATCCTGCCTCCCTCTCCCACCCCCGCCAAAGTTTTTAGGAAGGGGGTTCGGGGGGAACCTTTTTTTCAAAAAAGGTTCCCCCCAAAAATCGTCCTCTCCCCTCTCCCTCCTACTTCGCCACCTGATACTTGCCGTCAACGACTTCCAGCATGACCATGGAGTCGGTGGACAGGCCGTTATGGTCTTCGGGGGTGATGGTGAACACGCCCGAGACGCCCACCACGTTCTTCAAGGTCTCCAGGGCGTCGCGCAGGGCGGCGGGGTCGGCCTTGCCGGCTTTCTGCAGTCCGGCCTGAAGCAGGATCAAGGCGTCAAAGGCATAGCCCGAGTGGGTGTTGATGGGGAACTTGGCTTGGATGCCTTCCTTGTCGTAGTCGGCGATAAAGGCGCGCACCACGGCGGCCTGGGGGTCCGAGGCGGGCAGGGAGTCCGGGGCCATGAGCTTGGTGGCGGGCATGATGACGCCATTTGCGGCGGGACCGGCCAGTTGCAGGAACTCCGAGCCGGGCTGGCCGTGGCATTCCACCACCAGGGGCTTGTCGCCGGGCAGGGCGGCGAAGTTTTTGGCCACGATGGCCCCGGCCGGGCCGATGGTCCAGATGATGACCGCCTTGGGGGAGGCCGTGGTCAGCTTGAAGGCCTGGGCCGAGAAGTCGGTGCCCTTGGGGTCGAAGGTCTCTTCGGCGACGATGTCCATGCCGTATTTTCCGGCCAGATTTTTCAAGTGGTTGAGACCGTCCTGGCCGAAGGCGTCCTTGGCGGTCATGACCGCGACGGAGGTGATGCCCTTGGCTTTCAGGTATTCGTAAATTTTTTCTGCGGCCGTGGAGGTGCGCTGGGGGGTCTTGAAGGTCCAGGTGAAGGGGCCGAAGTTGCCCCCGGCGATGACCGGGTCGCCGCCCACGGTCATGATCGTGGGCACGTTTTTCTCTTCGGTGTATTTTTTCACGGCCAGGCCTTCCCCGGTGGAGGTGGGGCCGATGATGGCCAGGACGTTTTCGGCCTCCACGAGCTGGCGGGCCATGCGCAGGGCCACGTCGGGATTGGATTCGGTGTCGTGGATGACGAGTTTGATGGGACGCCCGAGAATGCCCCCGGCGGCGTTGATCTTTTTGACGGTCATCTCCGCCACCAGGCGGCTGGGGGTGCCCACGAAGGCGGCCGGGCCGGATTCGGCGAAAAGCCCGCCGACCAGGATGGGGTCGCCGGTCGCCTCGGCGGCGAGGGCCGGTGTGCTACACAGGAAAAGGGCAGCAAGGACGATCAGGATACGGGAGATCATGGCGGGAACCTCCGGGAGGGATGTCGCCGGGAACGGGCGCATGGGGGGTGTTACATGGGTTTGCGGCCTTCGGCAACACAGACGCCGGTGGCGGCGAAGGAGCGGCCCGGCCGGATCGAGCGCCAGTAGCCGAACAGCAGGGCGGCGGTCAGAAGCAGGCCGTGGGCCAGGGTGCGGGCCTCGCCCAGAAACTGCATGCCGGACATGACGGACTCCAGGACCAGGACCGCCACCAGGGGCCGCAGGAGATTCCCCGGGCCGCCGATGACCAAAAACAGCAGGGCCTTAAGCGACAGCTCCAGGCTGAACTGCTCGGGGTTGATGAAGCCGCCGTAGTGGGCGTGCAGCACCCCGGCCAGGGCCGACAGGCCCCCCCCCAGCCCGAAGGACAGGGAGCGCAGGGCGCCCCGGTCGATGCCGCAACTCGACGCGGCCAGGGGGTCGTCCTTGCAGGCCAAAAGCGCCCGTCCGGGACGGCTGTCCTTGAGCGAGGCGAACATCCAGCAGCCGCCGGCCATGGCCAGAAGGAAAAGGAAAAAAAAGGTCCGATCGCCGGAGAGGTTTCCCAGGCCCGGAAGGGACAGCTTGGCGTCGACCATGAGCCCTGCCGAGCCCCCGGTGACGGACCCCATGGTCAGGACCACGTTGGTGAAAATCAGCGACACGCCGAGGGTGGCCATGGCCAGAAATCCTTCGCCCAGGCGCTCCATGGGGCGGCTTATGGCGGCGGCGAAGCCGAAGGCAGCAAGAACAACAGCCGGAACCACAAGCACGGAGGCCTGGGGGAAATGGGCGTGGGCCAGCACCGAGGCATAGGCCCCGATCCCGGCCATGCCGCCCTGGGCCAGGGAGATCTGGCCTCCCAGGCCGAGGCAGAAATTGAGCGCCAGGACGTTTAAGGCCAAAAAGAGGTGCTGGTTGACCACCAGGAGGCGGTAGTCGGGCAAAAATAGCCCCACGGCCGCAAGGATCGCGAAGAAACCCAGCGCGTTGCGGGACGGCCTGGAGATGGCGGGCATCATGCCGGACGCGCCGTTTCCTGCTCCTTCGGGGCCAGGACCAAAAGGCCGATGAGCAGGATGTAGGTGACGGTTTCCTTGAGTTCTCCGGACAGGAGCAGCACCAGGGCGGCTTCCACCAGCCCCAGGAGCACGCCGCCCAGAAAGACCCGGGGCACCGAGGCATAGCCGCCGATGGTGGCGGCCACGAAACCCTTGAGCCCAAGGCCCAGGCCCATGTCGTAGCGCAGCATGGTCTGCGGCCCGACGGCCATGGCCGCCATGGCCGCCAGCACCCCGGCCAGGGCGAAGGACAGGGCGTGGCAGTGTCCGGGGCGGATGCCCTGGAGCCGCGCGGCCACGGGGTTCATGGAGACGGCCCGGATAGCCCGTCCGGTGGTGGTGCGGCTTAAAAAAAGCGACAGCAAAACGACGCTGGCCACCGACAGGGCCAGGGCCGTCAGCGTGTCCTGGCTAAAGAACAGCAGGCCCAGACGCAGGGGCGGCAGGGGCAAAAGCTGGGGCAGCATGACGGGGTTTTTGCCCCAGAACACGATGGCCACCCCCTGCCAACACAGGCTGGCGGCCACGGTGAGCATGAGCTGGCGCAGGGGGGAGGCGTTGATGCTGACGCCAAGCGTTGAGGCATAGAGGGCGTGTCCGAGGATGAAGCCGAAAAGGGCGGCGGCGGCCAGGGCCGCCACGGGCGGTAGATGCAGGGCCTGGGACAGGCTTTGCAGGGTCAGCCCGCCGATGAGGAGCAGCTCTCCCTGGGCGAAATTGATCAGGCGGCTGGAATTGAAAATAAGGGCGAATCCGATGGCCATGAGCCCGTAGACGGAACCCAGGGCCAATCCGGAATTCACGATTTGCGCCAGATACTGAATGACCACCGGGGAAACGGCTCCCATGGCGTGGCATGGCGGGGGCGAAGCAGGGGCGCCGCTTCCGTCCGGCAAGCGCACGCCGCTTGCGATAGGGGTTTTTCAGGGATCTTGCCGGAGTGATCCGGCCGGGCCGGGAGAGGGGAAGGCAGCCCCCTGGGGGCGGCCTTCCCTTCGCTGCACGGACGGCGCAAGCAGGCCGTCACGAGGTTTTCGCCGGGCTAGTTGATGTCCTGGATGTTGCCGTAATCGGTATCCTGGTTGTTGGCGCCTGAGGAATCCAGGCTGTAGGCCATGATGACGGTCTTGCGGTTGACCACGCCCACAGCCCCTGGCCAGGTGTTGAGGGAAACCACCAACTCCTGCTTCCCGTCGTGGTTCACGTCGGCCAGGACGTACCCGGAGATGGTGCCCTTGATGCGCCGGGTCTTCCATTTGAGGTTGAGGCCCACGCCGTCCCAGTACAGGGCATGGATTTCGCCCTGGGAGAACGACCGGTAGTTTTCGAAGAACTGGGCGGCCACGGAGATGTTGCGGCTGACCAGAATCTCGTGCTGCGGGTCGGTGTCCAGGTTGGCCACCAAAATGGGCAGCGGGATGTAGTAGTACAGCCACAGGTAGTCGTTGCGCGGGCGGTCCATGGGGGCCATCATGGGATCGTGTTCGATCCCGATGCCGGAACCGGCATATTCCTCTTCGGTCAGGGCCACGCGCTCGCCCTTGGCGGAGTACACGCCCAGATGGTCGCCATCCTCGGCCAGGATCACCTTGTAGCCGGCCTTTTCGGGCAGGAAGGCGAAGTTATAAGCGTTGGCCTTCTTGGGAAGGGAGATGGTGCTGCCTAGGACGGCCTGGCCGTCCTTGAAGGACACCAGGTAAACCCCCCGGGTGAAGACTTCCCGGGTTTCGGGCTTGGAGCCCACCAGCACCTTGGAGAACTCGGGAGGCGTCGCCGCCACGTTCAGGTACAGGGGAATGTCGGCGTGCTTGAGTTCGAGCTTGCCGCTGGCCATTTCGAGCACGAAGGACCGTGGCTCCTTGAAATACCTGGCGGAAACAATGATTTCCGCCGTGCCGTCGCCGTTGATGTCGAAGGTGTTGATATTGAGCAACTGGAAGTTGGTGGGCGGCTCGTACTTGGCCACCGGGACAAGTTGCTCATTCGTATAGGTGAAGACCTCGACCGAGGCCGTGCCGAGGATCACGATTTCGTTTTTCCCGTCGCCGTTGACATCGCCCACGGCGACTCCGGACGAGGCGTAGGGCAGGGCCTGGCTGCGCCAGACACCGGGGGTCTGGGTGGGGCCGGCATAGCGGAAGTTGGGGTTGAGGTAGTTTTTCTGGGAGTCGTTCGCACCCTGGCTGGCCACGAAGTCGGCGTTGGGCGGCGGGGGCGTCTTGGCGCCGCCCGGGGCGGAACCGCCGGCCTGGGAGGGGCTGGGCGGACGCTGGAAGATTTCCGCACCGGCCTCCTTGACGGCCTTTTCCAGGGCGGGCACGAGGTTGCCGAGCTTGGTTTGCAGGGTCTTGGGCCAGGCCTTCCCGCTGGCGTCGAGGTAATGCATGTCCAGGCTGGCCTCTTCACCGGTTATGGTCAGGCTGCCGTAGACGAGGTAGTCGGCCTTGAGCTTTTTGAGCAAGGCCAGGGCCTCGGCCTCTGATGCGGGTGGCGTGGGCTGGGCCGCATCCACCTTGGCGGCGTCCATGGCCTGGAGTTTTCCGGGCCAACTCAGGCGCGAGACGACCATGCTCTGGATGCCCTGCTTGAGATACTGGTACTTGTCGGGGCCATGCACCGTGAACTGGGTCACGGCGAAGGTTTTCGTCTGGGCGTGCCCGAGCCCCGGAACAAGCAGCAAAAAGGCAAGGGCAAGGGGCAGATACAGTTTGGACTGGGTCATTCGGATTCCTCCGGGCCCCCGCAGGGAGCCAGTGTTTGCCGGGAAACGACGGACGACGATAGCTCGTTGAGTCGTTCGACTTTCCCGTGACGCGGCCATGCAATACTATCAACGCTGGCGCGTATCAAGTGAAGAGATGTGCACATGTCCGGACTTTTGCACATAGCGGCGGCACATTTTTGCACAACATACTCCGGGCCATTTTTTGTCATGAAATCGACATGTTCCGGTGCTTGCAGCGGGCCGGATTTGCGATTAGAAGCCTCACTTTGTTCGTCAGCCATCCCCAGTCTATCCGTCTTTCAAGGATTGTTCCATGACCCGTTTTGCCTGTACCCCCACCGCATGCTGGGGACGCCTGTCTCTTGTCGCCGCGTGTTTCGCTTGTTTTGCGGTCTGCGCGCCCGCCGCATTCTCCGCGCCCCCGGCCCCCGGCATCATGCGGCTTTTCGTGGATCCGGGAGTGGCCCTTCGTGCGGGCGATCAGGGCCACATGCAACGCCTTGTCGGCATGAACCTCAATTATCTCCTCGACGACGACGCCAACCGCCCCGGGGCTAGGCCCCTGGCCGAGGCCCTGCGGGAGATGGGGGCGGGGAGCCTGCGCTATCCCGGCGGGGCCAAGTCCGACGTGACCTTCTGGAGCGCGCCGCCATACGCCGGGCCGCATCCCAACCTGGCTAGGCGCGGCCCCCAGGAATGGCCCGCCAACGATGCCCGGGTGTATGATCCGGGCAAGGGCGCCTATGTCGCCAACCCCCTGGACTTTGACGAGTTCATGGCCCTGTGCCGCGCCGCCTCCGCCGAGCCGATCCTGGTGGTGGCCCATGACGCGGCCTTCCGGCCCGCCACGCCGGGTGGGGTGATTCCCGGGCGCGAGGATCTGCTGGCGGCGGCCGTGGCCTGGGTGCGCTACGCCAATCTGGATAAAAAATATGGCGTGAAATATTTCGAGATCGGCAACGAAAGCTATCTGGACACCTACGACGGCGGCTGCCGGGCGGAAGACTACGCCCGGGATCTGGTGCTGTATTCCAGGGCTATGAAGGCCGTGGACCCGTCCATAAAGATAGGGGCCAACGGCCCGGTTGTGCGCGATGCCGTGGGGGCCTACGATGAAAAGGCCGGAAGTTTCGCCCCCTGGTGGAAGACGGTCTTTGAAATCGCCGGGAGCGACATCGATTTCATATCCGTACACGAATATCCCTGCATGCAGTGGTTGGGCTACGACTATTACCGCACCAACCCGGTGCGCATGGACGGGGTGGCCCAGATCGACGCGGCGGCCCGGGATTTCGGCCCGCCGGGACTGGCCGATCGGCTGCGCTATCTGCTCACCGAAATCAATTCCGCCGACTGGTACGGGCA
Above is a genomic segment from Desulfolutivibrio sulfodismutans DSM 3696 containing:
- the hypF gene encoding carbamoyltransferase HypF, which translates into the protein MKHRIRRRITVTGQVQGVGFRPFVYRLALEWGLGGVVRNTPEGVVIEIQGTDATVEGFSRDLTEKLPPLARILSLEASDMPPLPGDAAFVIGESAPGAGHNVLISPDVATCPNCLADMADPANRRHNYPFTNCTDCGPRYTITRSIPYDRATTSMACFPMCPDCAAEYADPLDRRFHAQPNACPVCGPKVWLTDAAGTTLAEHDPALAALARELAAGRIAAVKGLGGFHLACDAGSDAAVAELRQRKNRPAKPFAVMVPDMAAVERLAAPGALDAQAQALFSGSVRPIVLLATRPDGPLSALIGPDTRETGVMLPYTPLHHVLFSHLSRELGPERFPALVMTSGNAGGDPICLGNREALRRLSGIADIFLLHNRDILVRTDDSVVRPIPDAPPPAASPGRREDAEAAPGVQFLRRARGYVPSPVRLPVTGPCVLGTGPHLKCTLCLTKADQAFVSQHIGDMENLSTLAFYREMLAHFQDILQVAPARAVCDLHPDYLTTRLAEEELGLPVIRLQHHFAHIHAVLAECGHGPEAGPVIGLALDGTGYGGDGTLWGGECLYVDPAGPVHERLGHLSPMRLPGGEAAIRQPWRIAMGMLSDMGGEARAFTPPWLPAQDRAAALVVQMLEKNLNCPVSTSLGRLFDAVSALCGVGLQVDYEGQAAIRLETIQDMAETAAYACPLRRDSAPAVLDTLALVDQAARDLARGVPPGVVSRRFHLGLLDGLTELAATMADVRGTRRVALSGGCLLNRTLSRELPDRLRGRGLFPLSHRFLPPGDGCISLGQAAYGLLLRDGTSGTDNP
- a CDS encoding DUF362 domain-containing protein, translating into MTIPVYFSRRPDYEPSRLERTVAELLPAAGFRPAPGTHVLVKPNLVAPRRTHLSCTHPAVVRAACIYLLACGARVTVGDSPAFGTARAVARICGLPRALADLPVRLVNFTRARPVPLSFGGTIGVASQALEADSILSVPRLKVHDQMGLTCAVKNTFGCVAGSRKALAHQIHGERGNRFPRLILDVMAALPPLFHLVDGITAMHRAGPIGGDPFELGLLAASDQAVALDTALCTLTGMPPELVPLWREALACGMPGSRPEDISYPLLSPEDFDAAGFLAPAALSPVAFRPWRFVTGRVKSLFARFR
- a CDS encoding cytotoxic translational repressor of toxin-antitoxin stability system — translated: MNWTVTAAKAVRKQVDRLPMRVRERLFALLMEMERGGPIRGNWPNYGKLGPGRHHCHLKKGHPTYVAVWEESEGAVRLLEVTYVGTHEKAPY
- a CDS encoding helix-turn-helix domain-containing protein, whose amino-acid sequence is MLEPTKKPPTEAVMELRFSGPVGKMRELARMARDMGVTEMGGTVPWREFFPEFRGVAEWAVALRGARGKAGLTQKALAALAGIPQGHISAMENGRMPIGKERARRLAEVLDIDYRILL
- a CDS encoding RluA family pseudouridine synthase, with amino-acid sequence MGEKVALVGVEESEAGRKLVDFIKRRAGKDLPTSAAMRWIRTGQVRVDGRRAGPYDRVVAGQIVRLPPFRPGGERSGENGMARGLDAPPLPPVVFEGQGLMVLAKPAGLPAHPGTGHADSVQTRLAAAFPDAAFVPAPVHRLDKDTTGLLVVATTHHAAREAAQAFRDGRVDKDYLAWVLGAWELCPVGQTVPLRDRLAKTGPAGREKVHAGQEAGREALALATPLLATPERSLVRLRLLTGKTHQLRVQLASRNHPILGDPKYGPPGQGHGGPGLCLHCWRMALLGMSFELPPPWSGELAVPEGLL
- a CDS encoding ABC transporter substrate-binding protein; translated protein: MSRILIVLAALFLCSTPALAAEATGDPILVGGLFAESGPAAFVGTPSRLVAEMTVKKINAAGGILGRPIKLVIHDTESNPDVALRMARQLVEAENVLAIIGPTSTGEGLAVKKYTEEKNVPTIMTVGGDPVIAGGNFGPFTWTFKTPQRTSTAAEKIYEYLKAKGITSVAVMTAKDAFGQDGLNHLKNLAGKYGMDIVAEETFDPKGTDFSAQAFKLTTASPKAVIIWTIGPAGAIVAKNFAALPGDKPLVVECHGQPGSEFLQLAGPAANGVIMPATKLMAPDSLPASDPQAAVVRAFIADYDKEGIQAKFPINTHSGYAFDALILLQAGLQKAGKADPAALRDALETLKNVVGVSGVFTITPEDHNGLSTDSMVMLEVVDGKYQVAK
- a CDS encoding branched-chain amino acid ABC transporter permease, encoding MMPAISRPSRNALGFFAILAAVGLFLPDYRLLVVNQHLFLALNVLALNFCLGLGGQISLAQGGMAGIGAYASVLAHAHFPQASVLVVPAVVLAAFGFAAAISRPMERLGEGFLAMATLGVSLIFTNVVLTMGSVTGGSAGLMVDAKLSLPGLGNLSGDRTFFFLFLLAMAGGCWMFASLKDSRPGRALLACKDDPLAASSCGIDRGALRSLSFGLGGGLSALAGVLHAHYGGFINPEQFSLELSLKALLFLVIGGPGNLLRPLVAVLVLESVMSGMQFLGEARTLAHGLLLTAALLFGYWRSIRPGRSFAATGVCVAEGRKPM
- a CDS encoding branched-chain amino acid ABC transporter permease, producing the protein MNSGLALGSVYGLMAIGFALIFNSSRLINFAQGELLLIGGLTLQSLSQALHLPPVAALAAAALFGFILGHALYASTLGVSINASPLRQLMLTVAASLCWQGVAIVFWGKNPVMLPQLLPLPPLRLGLLFFSQDTLTALALSVASVVLLSLFLSRTTTGRAIRAVSMNPVAARLQGIRPGHCHALSFALAGVLAAMAAMAVGPQTMLRYDMGLGLGLKGFVAATIGGYASVPRVFLGGVLLGLVEAALVLLLSGELKETVTYILLIGLLVLAPKEQETARPA
- a CDS encoding FG-GAP repeat domain-containing protein, whose translation is MTQSKLYLPLALAFLLLVPGLGHAQTKTFAVTQFTVHGPDKYQYLKQGIQSMVVSRLSWPGKLQAMDAAKVDAAQPTPPASEAEALALLKKLKADYLVYGSLTITGEEASLDMHYLDASGKAWPKTLQTKLGNLVPALEKAVKEAGAEIFQRPPSPSQAGGSAPGGAKTPPPPNADFVASQGANDSQKNYLNPNFRYAGPTQTPGVWRSQALPYASSGVAVGDVNGDGKNEIVILGTASVEVFTYTNEQLVPVAKYEPPTNFQLLNINTFDINGDGTAEIIVSARYFKEPRSFVLEMASGKLELKHADIPLYLNVAATPPEFSKVLVGSKPETREVFTRGVYLVSFKDGQAVLGSTISLPKKANAYNFAFLPEKAGYKVILAEDGDHLGVYSAKGERVALTEEEYAGSGIGIEHDPMMAPMDRPRNDYLWLYYYIPLPILVANLDTDPQHEILVSRNISVAAQFFENYRSFSQGEIHALYWDGVGLNLKWKTRRIKGTISGYVLADVNHDGKQELVVSLNTWPGAVGVVNRKTVIMAYSLDSSGANNQDTDYGNIQDIN
- a CDS encoding alpha-L-arabinofuranosidase; the protein is MQRLVGMNLNYLLDDDANRPGARPLAEALREMGAGSLRYPGGAKSDVTFWSAPPYAGPHPNLARRGPQEWPANDARVYDPGKGAYVANPLDFDEFMALCRAASAEPILVVAHDAAFRPATPGGVIPGREDLLAAAVAWVRYANLDKKYGVKYFEIGNESYLDTYDGGCRAEDYARDLVLYSRAMKAVDPSIKIGANGPVVRDAVGAYDEKAGSFAPWWKTVFEIAGSDIDFISVHEYPCMQWLGYDYYRTNPVRMDGVAQIDAAARDFGPPGLADRLRYLLTEINSADWYGHPKNDGWKHENSLGHALVLLDMLWQGVSDPRVDTVQIWATRWMENAVRPELWDALDAGNRPLPTGTALSLVAGRMGDGPVASSGPGDVPVFATVDRRAGRLTVFCLNKDTAREIELDVAGLHEARADRLVWRGKGPDDLSPVAAPGEAVRFSDGRARVRLPAVSLTVLDIPWPRQRGVDRAQGEPSTPAGS